The following are encoded together in the Acidobacteriota bacterium genome:
- a CDS encoding sulfatase-like hydrolase/transferase, with the protein MIRNVARSFSHRPGALVLGLAACGCAAPSGEEAGPAPTPPRPNIILMMSDDQGWGDVEYSQQLAPGDVFPGHSEVKTPELRAMAAAGLQFHRMYSHGSNCSPTRSSFVTGRSPRRNHVDMAYNDGLRNLELTIAELAQTQGYMTGHFGKWHIGNLNRTPEPDADDLARCGGRCFGRSGGDFYSAPWHHGYERTWASPQALPTFEPMRIDPAGPLPSEGNHIGAHYWTGHEQHIDIDSPTLAGDASAILVRETMRFIDDAVAAERPFFAVVWFHPPHSPHRLDQATLDQFYSSEEQSQMNDYEKAYYSGITAMDREIGRLRAHLRTLGIEDDTLVAFTSDNGLSGSVRLDDRDEAKAGLRGFKGSIWEGGVRVPGIVEWPGRIAPGETSTPMITSDYLPTLLDIWEVDLPDSRPLDGESMSEVIFGDRSAPRLGRLRFDDCDDPVPERAAGEPEDCDSAGRGRGGRGLMTVGGGRSILDDRYKLISVTSGREWELYDLLEDPREQTPVATNADVDSKSPEIQAIFTSLLDEITTWYEVDTAASREGADYDTRIAAADGVDLLGDVGDETVPGDLSAARRTSADRPELVVERQFATLGEDLVVESGGAPAAYDSDNPPPGATVPAGTVVHSYLLHFAPTETSALNGVEIAFDDHILGVAARSASLAASDFLAFANPDFGPPADRGTLVGESDTDGWEILADGTTIVIDLGASADDVDQLRILTEAALQRAK; encoded by the coding sequence ATGATCAGGAACGTCGCACGCTCCTTCTCCCACCGGCCGGGCGCGCTCGTCCTCGGCCTCGCAGCCTGCGGTTGCGCCGCTCCCTCGGGCGAGGAGGCAGGACCGGCGCCGACTCCGCCGCGGCCGAACATCATTCTCATGATGAGCGACGACCAAGGCTGGGGCGACGTCGAGTACTCCCAGCAGCTCGCCCCCGGCGACGTCTTTCCGGGCCACAGCGAGGTCAAGACGCCCGAGCTGCGCGCGATGGCGGCGGCCGGCCTCCAGTTTCACCGCATGTACTCGCACGGTTCGAACTGCAGTCCGACCCGGTCGTCCTTCGTCACCGGCCGCTCGCCGCGGCGCAACCACGTCGACATGGCCTACAACGACGGTCTCCGCAACCTGGAACTGACGATCGCCGAACTGGCCCAGACCCAGGGCTACATGACCGGACACTTCGGCAAGTGGCACATCGGCAACCTGAACCGGACACCCGAACCCGACGCGGACGATCTCGCGCGCTGCGGCGGCCGTTGCTTCGGCCGGAGCGGCGGCGACTTCTATTCGGCGCCGTGGCATCACGGCTACGAGCGGACCTGGGCGTCCCCGCAGGCGCTGCCGACCTTCGAGCCGATGCGCATCGACCCCGCGGGGCCTCTCCCCAGCGAAGGCAACCACATCGGGGCGCACTACTGGACCGGCCACGAGCAGCACATCGACATCGACTCCCCCACCCTCGCCGGCGACGCCTCCGCGATCCTGGTCCGGGAGACGATGCGGTTCATCGACGACGCCGTTGCCGCCGAGCGCCCCTTCTTCGCCGTCGTCTGGTTCCATCCGCCGCACAGCCCGCATCGCCTCGACCAGGCGACTCTCGACCAGTTCTACTCCTCCGAAGAGCAGAGCCAGATGAACGACTACGAGAAGGCCTACTACTCCGGCATCACGGCGATGGACAGGGAGATCGGCCGCCTGCGCGCCCACCTGCGAACGCTCGGCATCGAAGACGACACGCTGGTGGCCTTCACCTCCGACAACGGGCTTTCGGGGTCCGTGAGACTCGACGACCGGGACGAGGCGAAGGCCGGTCTGCGCGGATTCAAGGGCTCCATATGGGAGGGCGGGGTCCGGGTACCGGGCATCGTCGAGTGGCCGGGGCGGATCGCTCCCGGCGAGACCTCCACCCCGATGATCACGAGCGACTACCTGCCGACGCTCCTCGACATCTGGGAAGTCGACCTGCCCGACTCGCGGCCGCTCGACGGCGAGTCGATGTCCGAAGTCATCTTTGGTGATCGCTCGGCGCCGCGCCTGGGCCGTCTCCGTTTCGACGACTGCGACGACCCGGTTCCGGAACGCGCCGCCGGCGAGCCCGAGGACTGCGACAGCGCCGGCCGGGGCCGCGGCGGCCGGGGACTAATGACGGTGGGCGGCGGGCGCTCCATCCTCGACGACCGCTACAAGCTGATCTCGGTGACCAGCGGCCGGGAATGGGAGCTCTACGACCTGCTCGAAGACCCCCGCGAACAGACCCCGGTAGCCACCAACGCCGATGTCGACTCGAAGTCGCCAGAGATCCAGGCCATCTTCACCTCGCTTCTCGACGAGATCACGACCTGGTACGAGGTGGACACCGCGGCCAGCCGCGAGGGCGCCGACTACGACACCCGCATCGCAGCGGCCGACGGCGTCGACCTTCTCGGCGACGTCGGCGACGAGACCGTCCCCGGCGATCTCTCAGCCGCTCGCCGGACCTCCGCCGATCGTCCGGAACTGGTCGTCGAGAGGCAGTTCGCCACCCTCGGCGAGGACCTCGTTGTCGAGAGCGGCGGCGCCCCCGCCGCCTACGACAGCGACAACCCGCCGCCCGGCGCGACCGTACCCGCGGGCACCGTCGTCCACAGCTATCTGCTTCACTTCGCCCCCACCGAGACATCCGCACTGAATGGCGTCGAGATCGCGTTCGACGACCACATCCTCGGCGTCGCCGCGCGTTCGGCCAGCCTCGCCGCCAGCGACTTCCTTGCCTTCGCCAACCCCGACTTCGGCCCTCCGGCCGATCGAGGCACCCTGGTCGGCGAGTCCGACACCGACGGCTGGGAGATCCTCGCCGACGGGACGACGATCGTCATCGACCTGGGCGCCAGCGCCGATGATGTGGATCAGTTGCGGATCCTCACCGAAGCCGCCTTGCAGCGGGCCAAGTGA